From the genome of Acomys russatus chromosome 27, mAcoRus1.1, whole genome shotgun sequence, one region includes:
- the LOC127210118 gene encoding LOW QUALITY PROTEIN: tripartite motif-containing protein 60-like (The sequence of the model RefSeq protein was modified relative to this genomic sequence to represent the inferred CDS: substituted 1 base at 1 genomic stop codon): protein MDFRVLETLQVICACPICLDFFLDPVTTTCGHNFCHACLSLWWNDVNDIFLCPVCKTCFPQRSFSRNSQFRDLSETIRLLQETQSKRKQQEEQAPCQKHNQPLVLFCVKDLEVLCAQCSFSVEHQDHYTCPIEKAAVYHRRILNMVTELLMIQVKESEDVVARQDRILLIWRRTFEYKKQQISYEFRQIKLFLQNELEALLNEIHIEELVGLSKLNEYVQALSDRISTLNDLLREAEANHVESDLTLLTTVPRAYHRLENLTCPKPLSSGAKQHGLSLPAQYSGLDKIIKQFKINVTFDLDTAHPQLVISEDRKSVVYKERGQSVQASAERFDFLPDVLGCNGFHSGXRFWVETGGSKLEDSPQTHSRFQAILE, encoded by the coding sequence ATGGACTTCCGAGTCCTGGAGACCTTGCAGGTTATATGTGCCTGTCCCATTTGTTTGGATTTCTTCCTAGACCCAGTGACCACTACTTGTGGGCACAACTTCTGTCACGCCTGCCTCAGTTTGTGGTGGAATGATGTAAATGACATTTTCCTCTGTCCTGTGTGCAAGACATGCTTTCCACAGAGAAGCTTCAGCAGGAACTCCCAGTTCCGTGACCTGAGTGAAACCATCAGGCTCCTGCAGGAGACACAGAGCAAGAGGAAGCAGCAGGAAGAACAAGCCCCATGTCAGAAGCACAATCAGCCTCTGGTCTTATTCTGTGTGAAGGATCTAGAAGTCTTATGTGCCCAGTGTAGCTTCTCTGTGGAACACCAGGACCATTACACCTGCCCCATTGAGAAGGCTGCCGTGTATCACAGGAGAATACTAAACATGGTCACTGAGCTTCTGATGATCCAAGTGAAAGAAAGTGAGGATGTGGTAGCTCGGCAGGACAGAATCCTTCTTATATGGAGGAGGACGTTTGAATATAAAAAACAACAGATAAGTTATGAATTTAGGCAAATCaagctgtttctgcagaatgAGCTGGAGGCACTTCTAAACGAGATCCACATTGAGGAGCTGGTGGGTTTATCAAAACTCAATGAATATGTTCAAGCCCTGTCAGACCGTATTTCCACATTAAATGATCTGttgagggaagcagaggccaacCACGTAGAGTCAGATCTCACACTTTTGACAACAGTTCCCAGAGCCTACCACAGGTTGGAAAACCTTACATGTCCCAAACCCTTGTCATCTGGGGCAAAGCAAcatggcctcagcctcccagcacAGTATTCTGGCTTGGATAAGATCatcaagcaatttaaaataaatgtgactTTTGATCTTGACACAGCACACCCTCAGCTTGTTATTTCTGAGGATAGAAAATCTGTGGTTTATAAAGAAAGAGGACAAAGTGTTCAAGCTAGTGCTGAGAGATTTGACTTCTTGCCTGATGTCCTGGGGTGTAATGGATTTCATTCAGGTTGACGGTtctgggtggagacaggaggatccaaaCTTGAAGACTCTCCTCAGACACATAGCCGGTTCCAGGCCATCCTAGAATAA